TCTGATGGTCAGTCGCCAAAAGAAACCACACAGCGAAAGATGGCCGATATCTTATATGAGGGTTTCGGTCCCGGCGCGGACGCCCAGTTTTTGGTGGTGGTGGACGCCCATGATGTCAATCCTGATTCCAAAGCATTAGAACCGTTGATCCGGGCGCAGCAACCGTTGGACCCTGCGGCGGAATTTGATCGCAATAAGGCGGCCGCCTTTGCCTCCTATATGCATGTGGTGCAGAAGTTCTCCGCAACTCAAGATGTTCGCCATGTGCAATTGATTGGTGTTTCCGACGATGGGTATGCCGCCCAAATGTTGTTGACAACGGATAAGGCGAATATTGATCCTGCTACTAATCAATTGATTTCTGCGCTTCGAATTAAGGAAAAGGAAGTCACCGCTGCAACCGGGGTTGATTCTGGTATTACTGGTTTGGTTCCGGTGCAGCAGGATGTGGTTAATCGCTTAAGTAATGCTATGCCGCTGTATCTTTCCATTGTGGTTGGCCTGGCGATTGTGCTCCTGCTGATTATTTTCCGAAGTGTGCTGGTCCCGATAATTGCTGGTGTTGGTTTTCTGTTGTCCGTGGGGGCGGCTTTTGGTGTCACGGTGCTGTTTTGGCAACAGGGCCTGTGGGGTGTGGTGGGTACTCCGGCACCGATCATCGCGTTCTTGCCGATCTTCCTCATCGGCGTGTGTTTCGGTTTGGCGATGGACTATCAGGTGTTTTTGGTCTCGGCGATGCGTGAGCATTACACACATTCCGGCAGCCAGGGTGAGGGTAAATACAACGGCACCGAGGCTTCCGTTATTCACGGATTTGCCAAAGGGGCACGGGTGGTGACTGCGGCGGCGTTGATTATGATCGCGGTGTTTATCGCGTTTATTGGGCAGCCGATTCCGTTTATCAAGATTTTCGGTTTCGCCTTGGGCGCTGGCGTATTTTTCGACGCATTCTTGGTGCGCATGGCATTTGTGCCAGCCGCTATGTTTTTAACCGGGCACGCAACCTGGTGGATGCCTAAGTGGTTGGATAAGATCCTGCCGCGTCTCGATGTCGAGGGTGCAAAATTGGAGGAGGAATTCGCCCGGAATCACCCTGAATTGGTCAAGCCACGGGTGATCCATACTGAGCCGGTTCGGGCGGCGAGTGCCAAGAAGATTGGCGCGGTATTTACCCAGGATAGCGATAGCGGGTTACACTAACCGGCATGGAATCACACGTTGACACAACTTTTAGTCTTAAAACCGAACTGGAGCCAGGGCCGGGAAAACATGGACGTACCGGCACGATTCATACCCCTCACGGTGATATCCACACTCCGGCGTTTATTCCGGTTGGGACGAAAGCAACGGTGAAAACACTTACCCCAGAGCAGGTGAAGGAAACGGGTGCGCAGGCGGTGTTGTCCAACGCCTATCACCTTTATCTGCAACCAGGTCCTGACATTGTTGATGAAGCGGGCGGGGTGGCTGCGTTCGAGAATTGGGATGGGCCAACCTACACCGATTCTGGTGGTTTTCAGGTGATGAGCCTTGGGGTGGGATTTAAAAAAGTTCTAGCAATGGACACCGCTGGGCTGACTGAGGGCGATATCCGTGCTCGGCACAAAGATCGCTATGCCAAGGTGGATGAAGAAGGCGTTGATTTCCGCAGCGTGGTTGATGGTTCTAAACACCGATTCACGCCAGAAATCTCCATGCAGATTCAGCATAAATTGGGTGCCGATATCATGTTTGCCTTTGATGAATTAACCACGCTTGTCGATACTCGGTTATATCAGGAACAGTCCGTGGACCGTACCCATCGGTGGGCGAAGCGGTGCCTTGATGAACACGATCGGCTTACCCGGGAACGCGCCGACAAACCACTGCAATCCTTGTGGGGTGTGGTGCAAGGCGCTCAGTACGAGGATTTGCGTCGCCAAGCCACCCGGGGCCTCATTCAGCTATCCGACCAAGCGGAGGCGGAGGGCAAACGCGGCTTCGGTGGTTTCGGAATTGGTGGTGCGTTAGAGAAAGAAAACCTAGGCACCATCGTTGGTTGGGTGTGCGATGAGTTGCCGAAAGAAAAGCCGCGGCACCTTCTGGGTATCTCGGAGCCAGATGACCTTTTCACCGCCATTGAGGCGGGTGCGGATACTTTCGACTGTGTGGCACCGACCCGGCTGGGGCGGCGAGGTGGCGTATACACGCTAGATGGCCGAATGAATCTTCTGAATGCGCGTTTCAAACGTGATTTCACCGGTGTGGATGAAGAGTTCGGCGGTTACGTCTCCGAGAACTATTCCCGCGCATATATTCATCATTTGCTTAAAGCAAAGGAATTCCTCGCTGGAACGTTATGCACCATGCATAATGTCACCTTTATGGTGCGGCTGGTTGATAACATCCGCGCCGCTATTGACGGCGGCTATTACGAGGACTACAAAGCCGAATTCATGGGCCGTTACTACGCTAAAAAGAACTAACTCGAAACCTACTCGAAAATCCGGTTTCGAGTAGAACATGGCCATGAGCTGTGATGATGAGGCTACTCGAAATCTACTCGAAAAATTTTCGAGTAGAATGACGATATGTTTAACGGTGACATTCAAGCGTTATGTGAGACCGGAGAATCGCAGTGGTTAGAGCGGAAGTCTTTCCGTATCAAAGGGAAAGACTTAGCGAAAGCCTTTGTAGCTATGGCAAATGCCGAAGGCGGGGTAGTTGCGGTAGGCGTGAGTAACCGACAGCCAGAGGGCCTACCCACAATCGCGCAGGAAAATGAAATCAGGCAAGCGACGTTTGATTTTTGTGACCCTACCGTTCCGGCCCGTATTAATGTCATTGAAACAACGACGCCTGATGGCAAACCTGCGCAAATATTTGTGTGTGAGATTGAGGCAAGTGACCGTGTGCATTCTTTAAAGAATGGCGAGTGCTTTTTGCGAGTCGGGGACGAAACTAAGCAATTACGCACTGATCAGATCTTGGAGTTACGGTATTCCAAGGGGGAACAACAATTTGACGTTACTCCAGCTCCCACCGCTGAACGTGACGATTTAGATGACAAAAAACTAGCAGCGTTCGCCACAGTGATCGGGGCATCTTCCGTCGACTCGGTACTTAATGCGCGAAGCCTGCTTACCCGTGAGGGAAAACCCACCGTTGCGGCGATTCTATGTTTTGGCAAAAATCCACAACGATATTTTCTTAATGCCTATATTCGGGTGCTGCGGTGGGGTGATAGTGATCGGTTGCCGGGAGTTTCGCAGCAATTGCTTTTCGACGAACGGTTTGAAGGCACCTTGGAAGAACAAGTCGCAGATGCTGCAGCGCGCATTGATGAGCTTTTGCCAAAAGTCAAACGATTGTCAGCTAACGGAAACTTTGAATGGCAGAGCGTTATTCCTCGTGATGTTTGGTTAGAGGGGCTGGTTAATGCCGTCGTCCACCGGTCGTACAGCATGATTGGCGACCACATTCGTTTTGAGATTTATCCAGACAGGATTGAGGTATCCAGCCCTGGCCGATTCCCTGGACTAGCGGATCCACGCAAGCCATTATCGATCGCTCGTTTTGCCAGGAACCCGTCAATAGCCCGTATCGCTGCTGAGCTTCGCATCGGGCAAGAACTGGGTGAGGGTATTAAACGAATGTTTTTTGAAATGCATCAAGTTGGTCTTGCGGAACCGGTGTATAGCCAAAACGGAAATGTCATTTTGACGTTACGCGCCCAACGGCGAATAAATGATGCAATGTTGGCGGAACTGCCGACTAATGCTGACACAGTTCTGGCTGCGTTGGGAAGTAGTCAGCAACCGTTGGGCACGAGCGAAGTGGCGGCTATTGCCAAGTTGAGTGTGCCCACCGCGCGCCGGGTGTTAGCGGCGTTACGGGATAAAGGCTTGATCGCGTGGGAGGGCAAAAGCCCTAAAGATCCACGCGCTGTGTGGCGAATAAAGCCGCCTCTAAAATAAGGGACTTGTGTTCTACTCGAAACCTACTCGAAACTCCGGTTTCCAGTAGAACATGGCCATGAGCTGCGATGATGGGGCTACTCGAAAGCTACTCGAAAATTTTCGAGTAGCTTGTGGCGTCGAAAAGCGGTGAGGTTTTACGCAACCTCGCCGAAGTTTTCCTTCTTTTCTACCCACTTAATCACTTGGAACGTAATCGGCATAACGAGCACCTCGACTGCGGTTTTCCATAAGAAGCCGACCACTACAAAATTCACGGTGTCGGAAACAGTTGTAATCCCGATAACCGGTGCGGCGATGAGGCAGAAAATCAAAGTATCGCCGAACTCACCCACCACGGTTGAACTGAGAAGCCGCTGCCACAGCTTGCCTGCGTTTCGATCTTTCATGCGGGTAAGCGTCCAAGCGTTTAACAATTGCCCCACGGCGTAGCCCGCCAAGGACGCGAGAACGATCCGCGGCACCAGCCCCAACGTCGCCGCGAATGCGTCCTGTCCCTCGTAGAAATCCGCCGCTGGCAGGGCGATAGCGATATAAAATGCGGCTACGGCGATCAGGGTTACGAAAAACCCAGTCCAAATGGCGCGCCGGGCCGCCTTGAACCCATAACATTCGCCGATAACATCACCAATAACATAGGCGGCGGGGAAGAGGAAGAACGCGCCATCTGTTACCAATGGGCCAATCATTACCCCTTTGGTTGATGTGATATTAGAAATTAGAAAGATAGCCACAAACAGCGCCAAAAGGATTGGGTAGGCACTGTTGCGTACCGGAATATAACGACTCATGCGGAAGATTCTACGATGGATGCATGGTAGAAGCGTTAACCGAAAGCACAAGTGGTGCGGGCCGGTATGCCCCCAGTCCCAGCGGCGACCTGCATTTTGGCAACCTCCGAACCGCCACCTTGGCGTGGTTGTTTGCCAGGTCTAGCGGCCGGAATTTTTATATGCGGGTGGAAAATATCGATACCCAACGCAGCTCCGAAGAATCGGCGCAACGGCAGTTGAAAGATCTGGCGGATCTGGGATTGGAGTGGGACGGCGAGGTGCTTTACCAAACGGATCGGTTCGATGCCTACGAAAAAGCGTTGGAACAGCTACCGCACTACGAATGCTACTGTTCCCGCAAGGACATCCAGGACGCCTCCCGCGCCCCACACGCCATCCCTGGCCAGTATCCAGGAACGTGCCGTGACCTTGATGCGGATGAACGTGCGTTACGACGCGCCACACTCGCCGCCGACAACCGCGTCCCCGCGTTGCGCCTGCGAGCGGAAGTGTCACAGTGGGAGGTTTCTGATTTTTACGCAGGTAGAGTCGTCGGTGAGGTTGACGACATGATTTTAAGGCGCGGCGGTCAGCAACCTGATTGGGCTTATAACTTGGCAGTGGTTGTGGACGACGCCTACCAGGGGGTTGACCAGGTGGTGCGTGGTGATGATCTCCTGTCCTCTGCACCGCGTCAAGGGTATTTGGCGCACTTATTGGGGGTTGCTGCCCCCGAATATGTGCATGTGCCGCTGGTGCTTAACACCCGCGGGCAGCGTTTGGCTAAACGCGATGGTGCCGTCACGTTGCGCGACCTTGACCCCCAAGATGTGTTTGCCCGAATCGCGGATTCTTTGGGGTATACCGCCCACAGTCCGCAGCAGCTCCTTGAGCTTTTCGACGCCCACACAATTCCATTGGAACCTTACGTGTGGTAGGCCTCCACGAGTTGATCTACACAGCTATCAAAGGTGTACTGCTGTGAAATTTCCGTACCGATCGGGACGTTCCCTAAGAGATCGTCGATGCGTCTGGCTAATGCTTGTGGATTGCGCGCCGGGAACAACTGGGTGGTGCTTATGGCAAACTGACTTGTCGCTGACAGTGGAGCTTCCGCGATAATCGGTGTGACTCCGCACCGCAATGCTTCCATGCAGCTCATGCCCTCCACTTCGATAAAAGCCGGGTGAATATAAAGATCGGCGGCAGTGATTGCGGCGGTTAAGGTGGGCGAATCGAAAAATTTGAACTGCGGGGCATGCCGCAACGTACCTTCGTCGATAAGCTCGCGCGATAGGCGTTGCAAACTTTCCTTGGTTGGGCCCTGCCCTGCGAAAATTAGTTGAATATCGTGTTTGGCCTTGGTGTAGCGCATCGCTTGCAGCAGTGTCTTTTGGTCTTTCTCTCGGGAAAATCTACCGACACATATCACTGTCCACCGAGCTGGCGACTCGGGAATCTCCGGTAAATCCTCAGGCAGCGGTTCTATTTTCACGCCATTGGAAATTACTTTCAGCGGCGCGCGGAAGCCCGCTTCTTGTAGCCGGATCCGCACATTCTCTGAAGGGCACTGCACCCAGGCACACCGATCAAAAATAAATCGCTGCCATAGTCGTAAAAACATTTGGTTGAGTGGTTTGAACTGTTCAAGATATACGGAAGCGGTCATGTTTTCTGGGTGCAAATGGTACGTCGCCACACATTGTGTGTCTAACTTTTGCGCATAATGCGCGGCCATTGCCTGTAATAAGAAGGGTTCTTCCAAGTGGACTATATCTGCCCACGCGACAGCCTCGCGTACTGTTTTTCTACGTGTCTTGGCGAAAATATACCCCTGCGAACTAATCAGTGGTTGTAACAAGGGGACTTTTAACACCGGCAAATTGAAATCCCCGCCTGCCGCTAAGGTGCGAACCTCAAAACCCCGCTCTTTTAGAGCGGCGATTGTTTGGCGTGCGGATGCCACGAGGCCATTTCCCCGGCTTTCGAGACTGTTTATGACGAAGAGAATTTTAGTAGGTTGCACACCAAAACTATCGATAGAGATACCTCTATTTGTTACTTGCTGCTGAAGGTTATTTGTGTCATAGAATGCGAAAAACCCCACTTAACGTGGGGTTTTATTCTGCGGAGGATGTGGGATTTGAACCCACGAGGGGCTTTCGCCCCGCACGCGTTCCAGGCGTGTGACATAGGCCGCTAGTCGAATCCTCCAGCGTACAACAAGCTTTTGTGTACCTCGGAAACTTTACACAGTGCGCTATGGAACTTACAAATTATGGGGTTAAACTGCGGGAATTGGGCTTTATGTGGATTGTGGACTAATGTTTGGGGCAGGACTTCGCATGGCGTTTATCCCGTGAACTCCCCCAGGGCAGGAATGCAGCAAGGGTCAGCGGGCTCTGGCGGGTGTGTGGAGTCCCTTTATTATGTACGGGCTTATGTGATTGGCCTAGCTGGGGGTCGGCAATGCGGGGCGGGTTTGTTTCGCCGGGCGTTATATGTGGTCAAAGTCATAGTATGTGGCTGGCGGTTATGTCGGCGCCGAAGGGCTAGCTTTGAAAACGTTTGCAGGCCTGCGATGTTGTCGCATCGTAGGTTGCTGTTGTATGGGATGGTTATTGGTTATCCGTGCGACGGTTTGCGCCTAAGAAGCGATAAATCCATTGTGATTAGAACCTCCGATTTATAGTCTGGAATTATAACCATTGCAGCCGATAGCTTATGAGAGGAATCCGTTATGTCGTTTCGGCGGTGTATCTGTGTGGGGGCGTCAGTGGTGCTGGTGGGGTTAGCGGCACCGGATGCGGTGGGGGTTGATAAGACATTGGAACCGACGGTGGTGGTGTTGGATGCGTCAGGGTCGATGACGGAGATGGATGTTGATGGGATGAGTCGCATGGATGCGGCGAAGCAGGCGGTTGATGGGTTTTTGTCGGGGGTGCCGGATGGTTCGCCGTTGGGGTTGGTGACCTATGGGACGGGTACGGGTTCCTCGGAGGAGGAGAAGGAAGCAGGGTGCCAGGATATTAGTGTGCTTGCCCGTCCGGGGGAGAAGCCGGTTGGGGTATTGAAGTCTGATGTAGATGGGTTGGTTCCACGTGGGTATACCCCGATTGGGAATTCGTTGTTGAAGGCGAATGAGTTGTTACCGAAGGAGGGGGCGCGGTCGATTGTGTTGGTGTCGGATGGGATTGATACGTGTGCGCCGCCGCCAGTGTGTGAGGTGGCGAAGCAGTTGAAGGATCAGGGGACTGATCTGGTGGTACACACGATTGGGTTTAAGGTTGATGATGCTGCGCGGGCGGAGCTGGAGTGTGTGGCGAATGTGACTGGGGGAACGTATGCGGATGCCTCCAATGCGGAGTCGCTGAAAGCTACGCTAACCCAGGCGACGAAGCGCAAAGCGGTGGGGTATCAATTACCGACTGAGACTGTGGAGTTTTCCACCAGTCAGACTGATGCGCCCACCATCGAACCCGGTACACTAACAAACCCCAACCGAATAACCGCGAAACTGCCTATCACCAGGTCTGAGGATACTGAGGATTTCTATGCCAAGGTCTCGATCCCTAAAGGGCACCGGCTGCATGTGGGGTTCACGGCGGTGCCAGAAGTGGGCACAACCGGCTATTTGTCTTCCTTTACCTATTTCCCGGATTTGTTCCCGAAGGAACACTCGTCGTGTTATGAATGGCGCGAAGAAGCGGGAAATACTACCGGTGGACGTCCAATATCGGGCTATATCATTAGCCGAGTGGAGGGGAAGGGCTGCGATAATACGTCATATTTGCTTAATCTGGAGGGAAGAACGAAAGATGCGCCAGACAACGTTGACATGTTCCTTGCGGCGGTTCCGGAACCCACCGATCTTGGCGATGATTTCAATAAAACGCCGAGTAAGGAGCGTACAACCGCTGATCTTGGCGCTCCTGCGGATTTGAGCCACGTGACCCCCTACACGCCGTTGAACTTCCCGGATCCAGATGCCCCAGAGGTAGAAGGAACGGTTGAGGCAGAGATCGTCGAAGGGGAAACGCAGTATTTCGCAACCCCGATCGGCTGGGGGCAAGCACTGGATGTCACCGTAGAAGTTGTGGATGATCCCCGTGCCAACCAAGTTGACGAAACTCATGAAAAATCGGGTCGCGCGCTAGAGGTGTATGTCAGTAATCAATTGATGCAACCCCAAGATGGTGGCCGGTACCCTATCGGTAAAAATGAACTGAAGCTTCAGGATATTGGCACCAAGATCGTCACTGGAACTACTACTCCGATCTCGTATGCGAATATTACAAGCAACAGTTCTGCGTGGCTGGGTGGTCGACACTATGTGCAGGTCGATTTCGTCAGTAACGGACGAAGCGCCACAGTGGGAGATACCGATGCGTCGACCGAGCTTCAGCCGGTGAAATACCGGATCAATTTCCATCGGGTTGGCAAAGAAGTCAAAGGCCCAACATTTACCGAAGGCGCCCCGGCTACAGCCGCACAAACCACCAACGCGACCCCAAGCGCACAACCTACACAATCGGAGAAATCCGGTATCGGAATGGTGTGGTGGTTTGTGATAGGCGCGGCGCTGTTATTGCTGGCGGCGGTGATGGTTGTCCTATCGCGCTTAGCCAAACGTTCCACCTAAAAACCGTAGATTTTTTAACGGATGGTGGGTGCAAGTGTGTTGGTTCGTGTGAAAAGCAGGGACGCACGGGGCAGGGTTTTTGCTTTTCGACGAACAACCGGGGGTAGGAGATAGCGTGTTCTAGTGCAGCCTGTGCATAACCCCGGCTAGAGTTTTGACAAGTGGGTTAAACCAGGCTTAAAGCCTAGGTGCCCGTTTCACGTTGATCCATTTGAAGAAGGTGAACGACATGTCACTGCTTGATTTTGATGCTGACCAATTAGCGGCGTTTCGTGAGGAGATCACGTCCAAGTACAACGAGCTTAAGGCCCGAAATCTTAAACTCGACCTCACTCGCGGCAAGCCTTCTTCTGAACAACTGGATTTTTCTAATGCCGTCCTGTCCCTGCCAGGGGACAACTACACCTCAAAAGACGGAACCGACTGCCGCAACTATGGTGGGTTGACTGGCATTGTTGATATTCGGGAAATCTGGGCCAAGCTGCTTGGGCTACCAGTGGAAAACGTGATCGCGGGCGACGCCTCCAGCTTGAACATTGAATTCGACCTGATTGCTTGGTCCTATGCGTTGGGGAATAACGATTCACCGCGTCCATGGTGCCAAGAAGAAAAAATAAAGTGGCTGTGTCCAGTGCCTGGCTACGATCGACATTTCACCATCACAGAACACTTCGGCTTCGAGATGGTTCCAGTTCCTATGACCGAAACTGGCCCCTGCATGGACACCGTGCGGGAATTGGTGAAAGACCCACAGGTCAAGGGCATGTGGACGGTGCCGGTGTATGGAAACCCGACCGGGATAACCTTCACCGAGGAAGTGTGCCGCGAACTAGCTGCGATTAAGACGGCTGCGCCGGATTTCCGGATTATGTGGGATAACGCCTACGCGGTACACACCCTTACCGATGACTTCCCGCCCGTCTACGATGTTCTGGCGTTCGCCGCTGAGGCGGGCAACCCCAACCGGTTCTGGTTTTTATCCTCCACCTCCAAAATCACTCATGCTGGTTCTGGGGTGTCGTTCTTTGCGTCTTCTACTGAGAACCTCAAGTGGTACCAGATGCACGCCAATGTGCGTGGAATTGGGCCAAACAAAATCAACCAACTGGCACACGCCCAGCTATTCGGCGACGCAGAAGGGGTTCGGATTCTCATGCGCAAGCATGCCGGTTCGCTGGCGCCGAAATTCGCCCGAGTGCTGGACATCCTAGACAAGCGGTTGTCAGAATACGGTGTGGCTTACTGGACGAAACCAGAAGGCGGATACTTCATTTCGGTAGACGTGGTCGACGGCACTGCCGCCCGGGTGGTGCAATTGGCCAAAGAAGCAGGCATTGCCTTAACCGCTGCTGGCAGCGCATTTCCGCTCAAACAGGACCCGAATGACCGCAATATCCGGCTCGCGCCATCGCTGCCGCCAGTTGAGGAATTGGAAGTAGCGATGGATGGGGTAGCCACCTGTATCCTGCTTGCCGCCGCAGAAAAGGCGGCACAGTAGCCGATGGATATTGCGGAGTCCGCAACGTGGTTGGCGGGGTTGTTCGATGGGGACATGGAACTGCACGAATCCCAACATGAAAAAGCCGCCACCCCGGTGCTGGCGACGTTTCAACAAGACGATGTTGTCATTTGCGCCACGGTTGGATTCAACGAGGTAGACACCGGTCTGGAATCGGCGGGCATGGATGTACGCTGCGAATTGGTGACGCAGACGCGCGCGTCGAAAAGCGAAGCAATGCGCCTTTTAGACGCCGCAACCCAAATGTTGGTGCGGTCGAACGGTGTGTTAACCGCCCAGCCAGGCACCCTGCTGCCAGGGGTCGGAGACGTGATTGAACTGCCCGAGCACATAACCGTGCGACACGGGCTGCTCATGTCGCCGTTTCAATGGGGGCCGCAAGTTCCCCAAGTGATCGAAGATGATCGCTGGACGCTTTTGCTTCAGCTTCTTATGCTCACTGAGGAAGAATTTCACTACTGCGTCACCTACGGCCCGGAAGAACTGTTGGAAGAAATGGCAAACTCCGCAATTGATTTATCGGATTGGACCCGTGTGCTGGAATACTAGCCAGCATTGAAGTTGCGGCGCGGCCGGTTACGGTAGGGTTAAACCGTGGCTTTATATCGGAAGTATCGCCCCGGTTCCTTCGGCGAACTTGTCGGGCAAGAACAGGTAACCGTGCCGCTGTCTGCAGCACTCAACAACGGCAGAATCAATCACGCCTACCTTTTTTCCGGCCCGCGCGGTTGCGGCAAAACTTCATCCGCACGCATCATGGCGCGCTCCCTCAATTGTGTGGAAGGCCCTACCGCAACCCCCTGCGGCGTGTGTAATTCCTGCATATCGCTAGCCCCCAACGGCCCCGGTAACCTTGATGTCACCGAACTCGATGCAGCAAGCCACAACGGCGTCGAAGACATGCGTGAACTGCGCGATCGCGCAATGTTCGCCCCCGCGGAATCCCGCTACCGGATCTTCATCATCGACGAAGCGCACATGATTACCAATCAAGGTTCCAATGCGCTGCTGAAAATCGTCGAGGAACCACCAGCGCACCTAATCTTCATATTTGCAACGACCGAACCGGAACGAGTCATCGGCACCATCCGGTCCCGCACCCACCATTATCCATTTAGACTCCTAACTCCCTCCGCCATGCGGGGGCTGTTGGAACGCACCGTCGCTAGCGAAAACGTCCAGGTCGAGGACTCCGTCTACCCGCTGGTTATCCGCGCCGGGGGCGGGTCCCCGCGCGACACGCTATCCGTATTAGACCAGTTAATCGCCGGTACGGGCCCCGAAGGGCTCACCTACGAGCACGCCCGGTTACTGCTCGGCGTTACCGACGATTCGCTTATCGACGCCGCCGTCACCGCACTCGCGCACGACGATAAAGCCGGGCTATTCCTCGCCGTTGATGATGTGATCGAGGCAGGGCTTTCACCCAGAAAATTCTCAGAGGACCTACTCGACCGGTTGCGGGATCTTATTATGCTACAGGCCGTCCCCGACGCTATTGCTGCGGGGCTTGTCGACGCCCCGACCGACCGGGGTGAGGTGTTACGCAGCCAAGCTCAAGCTTTCGCCCCTCACCAGTTGCCGCGCATTGCCGCCACGCTTAACGACGGCATCGCGGGGCTGCGGGGGGCTACCAGCCCTCGCCTGTTGCTGGAAATTCTGTGCGCAAAGATGCTCTTAGGCGGTGCCCAACAGCCGCAGGTAGTCAGCGCACCAGCAACCGCCGGGGCACCTGCCACCCTGGCAGCCGCCCCCGCCGATTCACCAGCCACGGCCACTCCGCCGAAATACGAACGCCCCTCGGTACGCCGCGCCCGGGAAGAAGCAGAAGCACGCGCCAAGGCTGAAGCCGAAGCACGGGAGGCGGAAGCGA
The nucleotide sequence above comes from Corynebacterium mustelae. Encoded proteins:
- a CDS encoding suppressor of fused domain protein, producing the protein MDIAESATWLAGLFDGDMELHESQHEKAATPVLATFQQDDVVICATVGFNEVDTGLESAGMDVRCELVTQTRASKSEAMRLLDAATQMLVRSNGVLTAQPGTLLPGVGDVIELPEHITVRHGLLMSPFQWGPQVPQVIEDDRWTLLLQLLMLTEEEFHYCVTYGPEELLEEMANSAIDLSDWTRVLEY